One Methanomicrobia archaeon genomic window carries:
- a CDS encoding 4-oxalocrotonate tautomerase family protein, with protein MPLIELKVFEGEFSADQTKQIIEAITNVMVSFSGESLRSATWIVVQEIKSGNWGIGGKALGLQDVRALQAGEAKQ; from the coding sequence ATGCCGTTGATCGAGCTTAAGGTCTTTGAAGGCGAGTTTTCCGCGGACCAGACCAAGCAGATAATCGAGGCGATTACCAACGTTATGGTCTCGTTCTCGGGCGAGAGTCTCCGGAGCGCTACGTGGATCGTAGTCCAGGAGATAAAGAGCGGAAACTGGGGTATCGGTGGAAAGGCGCTTGGATTACAGGATGTGAGAGCCCTGCAAGCGGGCGAGGCAAAGCAATAA
- a CDS encoding ABC transporter ATP-binding protein: MIRTEHLTKIYRMGDTEVYALNDVNLEINEGEFVAVIGPSGSGKSTLLNMIGCLDKPTRGSVYIDNVNTATLNENQLAEIRRKKIGFIFQQFNLVHTLNAVENVALPLFFSGVRRDLRLKKAKELLESVGLGNRVHHKPAELSGGQQQRVAIARALSNDPEVIIADEPTGNVDTETGNTIMGVLQGLNNEGRTIIVVTHDPEIAARATRTQRMRDGKLL, from the coding sequence ATGATCCGTACTGAGCATCTGACCAAGATCTACCGGATGGGTGATACCGAGGTGTATGCGCTGAACGACGTGAACCTGGAGATCAATGAGGGTGAGTTCGTGGCCGTCATCGGGCCTTCGGGCTCCGGTAAGTCAACGCTCCTCAACATGATCGGCTGCCTGGATAAACCCACCCGCGGGTCCGTCTATATCGATAACGTGAATACCGCAACGCTCAATGAGAACCAGCTGGCAGAGATCAGACGCAAAAAGATCGGGTTCATCTTCCAGCAGTTCAATCTCGTCCACACGCTGAATGCGGTCGAGAACGTGGCCCTGCCACTGTTCTTCTCTGGTGTGCGCCGGGATCTACGCTTGAAGAAAGCGAAAGAGCTGCTGGAGAGCGTCGGACTGGGGAATCGCGTGCACCACAAACCCGCGGAATTGAGCGGCGGGCAGCAGCAGCGGGTGGCCATCGCTCGCGCGCTCTCCAACGATCCGGAGGTCATCATCGCCGATGAGCCCACCGGTAACGTGGATACCGAAACGGGGAACACGATCATGGGCGTCCTGCAAGGGTTGAATAACGAGGGACGGACGATCATTGTGGTAACGCACGATCCTGAGATCGCCGCTCGCGCTACACGTACACAGCGCATGCGCGACGGCAAGTTACTGTGA
- a CDS encoding ABC transporter permease has product MHDKVRMAYRSIRERRTRSILTILGIAVGIAAIVSLVSVGFGMEEAITGELTTFADLITVMPGKIVGTTYVEQGSFTDRDLKALQRIPGVKDITALTYGAAEVEFRNKRRPVFIFGGDTKELGNFYLDPVGLKEGRWLRENDYKACVIGDRVANDFFDKPVGVNDKLIINGEKFVVVGVFNKASTLYAADVDPHIFLNLRAAKAALRSDDVKYIMVRVYNIDDAEEIAQKVEKTINDNHGLEDFATAMTMGSALEQIGSVFSILRGVLVGIAAIALVVASIGIMNTMLMSVMERTHEIGVMKAIGAKSSDVLTLFLMESSIVSIVGGVVGCVLGVLLARIISLVASSALGIEFAAGVKVAVLLAGMAVAISVGVLSGYYPARKASRMSPVEAVRYE; this is encoded by the coding sequence ATGCACGATAAAGTACGCATGGCCTACCGGAGCATACGGGAACGCAGAACCCGATCAATACTCACCATACTCGGTATTGCCGTGGGTATAGCGGCTATCGTCTCCCTGGTGAGCGTCGGCTTTGGCATGGAAGAGGCGATCACCGGCGAGTTAACCACGTTTGCTGATCTTATCACCGTGATGCCCGGGAAGATAGTAGGGACTACGTACGTCGAGCAGGGGAGTTTTACTGATCGCGATCTCAAAGCTCTGCAGCGTATACCTGGTGTCAAAGACATCACCGCCTTGACCTATGGCGCCGCGGAGGTGGAGTTCAGGAACAAGCGAAGGCCCGTCTTCATCTTCGGTGGTGATACGAAGGAGCTGGGCAACTTCTATCTGGACCCGGTCGGGCTCAAGGAAGGCCGGTGGCTCCGTGAGAACGATTATAAAGCCTGCGTCATTGGAGATAGGGTCGCTAACGACTTCTTCGATAAGCCCGTAGGAGTGAACGATAAGCTGATCATCAATGGCGAGAAATTCGTCGTGGTCGGCGTCTTTAATAAGGCAAGCACGCTCTACGCCGCGGACGTCGATCCCCATATCTTCCTCAACTTGCGTGCAGCGAAGGCTGCGCTCCGGAGCGATGACGTCAAGTACATTATGGTGCGCGTGTACAACATCGATGATGCTGAAGAGATAGCGCAGAAGGTCGAGAAAACGATCAATGATAATCACGGCCTCGAGGATTTCGCCACCGCGATGACGATGGGTAGTGCGCTCGAGCAGATCGGCTCGGTATTCAGTATACTACGCGGCGTTCTCGTGGGCATCGCCGCAATCGCGCTCGTGGTCGCCTCCATCGGCATCATGAACACGATGCTGATGTCCGTGATGGAGCGTACGCATGAGATCGGGGTGATGAAAGCGATTGGCGCGAAGAGCAGCGACGTGCTCACACTCTTCCTCATGGAGTCCAGTATCGTCAGTATCGTAGGCGGGGTGGTTGGCTGCGTGCTCGGCGTTCTCCTGGCGCGAATCATCAGTCTCGTTGCCAGCTCGGCACTGGGGATCGAGTTTGCTGCGGGTGTTAAAGTCGCGGTGCTCCTTGCCGGGATGGCCGTGGCGATCAGTGTAGGCGTGCTTTCCGGATATTACCCCGCACGAAAAGCATCGCGAATGAGTCCGGTTGAGGCGGTGAGGTACGAATAA
- a CDS encoding ABC transporter permease translates to MRDSVSLVFRNVKERKARSALTILGITVGIGAVIALISLGMGMQAAVTEQLIEMADLIMVTPGAQEFGAFGTFGRFTDRDLDSVRRIDGVKHAVGMRGEMEDVAYRGETFRLMVTGIDPQDIVAVFGETIRREETDGMAAGRDLRENDKRACEIGYSVAYDFFKDDIGVNDRLTINGSKFRVVGIIAKQGGFRAEVDSAIYVTTHDSITILDNRDIAQIFVRVHNIEDAERIADEIEKRIDNNHKLDDFTSAMTMGSAIEQLEAVFGILQVVLIAIASISLIVAAIGIMNTMLMSVMERTHEIGIMKAIGAKNRNILSLFLLEAGLVSFLGGLGGCVLGVLGARAISFGIQTGFDVAIAAVVEPIVLLGGIAVAVVVGMLSGLYPARKASKMSPVEAVKYE, encoded by the coding sequence ATGCGTGATTCAGTATCGCTCGTGTTTCGGAACGTCAAGGAGCGCAAGGCGCGTTCTGCGCTTACGATACTCGGGATCACCGTGGGTATCGGTGCAGTCATCGCCCTGATCTCCCTCGGCATGGGTATGCAGGCCGCCGTCACGGAACAGCTCATTGAGATGGCTGACTTGATCATGGTGACGCCCGGCGCACAGGAATTCGGTGCCTTCGGCACGTTCGGCCGCTTCACCGACCGCGATCTTGATTCCGTGAGGCGGATCGATGGTGTCAAACATGCCGTCGGGATGCGCGGCGAGATGGAAGACGTGGCATACCGGGGCGAGACCTTCCGGCTGATGGTTACGGGCATCGATCCGCAGGACATCGTCGCCGTCTTCGGCGAGACGATTCGGCGCGAGGAGACTGACGGGATGGCCGCAGGACGTGACCTGCGCGAGAACGACAAACGCGCCTGTGAGATCGGGTACAGCGTCGCTTATGACTTCTTTAAAGATGATATCGGTGTTAATGACCGGCTCACGATCAACGGGAGCAAATTCAGGGTGGTCGGGATAATCGCGAAGCAGGGCGGGTTCAGGGCCGAGGTTGATTCGGCGATCTACGTCACGACACACGATTCAATTACGATCCTTGATAACCGGGATATCGCTCAGATCTTTGTCCGGGTGCACAACATAGAGGACGCCGAGCGAATTGCGGACGAGATAGAGAAGCGGATCGATAACAATCACAAGCTGGATGATTTTACCTCCGCCATGACGATGGGCAGTGCCATCGAGCAATTAGAAGCGGTCTTCGGGATACTGCAGGTGGTGCTGATCGCCATTGCCTCTATTTCACTTATCGTCGCGGCCATCGGGATCATGAACACGATGCTGATGTCCGTGATGGAGCGTACGCACGAGATCGGGATAATGAAAGCGATCGGAGCGAAGAACAGGAATATCCTCTCGCTGTTCTTGCTTGAAGCGGGCCTGGTCAGCTTCCTCGGCGGGCTCGGCGGTTGTGTGTTGGGCGTGCTGGGTGCTCGCGCGATCAGCTTCGGTATCCAGACGGGGTTTGACGTTGCCATTGCCGCGGTTGTGGAGCCGATAGTCCTGCTCGGCGGTATCGCGGTTGCCGTTGTGGTGGGCATGCTTTCCGGGTTGTATCCGGCACGGAAAGCGTCGAAGATGAGCCCGGTTGAAGCGGTCAAGTACGAATAG
- a CDS encoding nucleotidyltransferase — MTEEVKHILATLQKLEKRVMNEYKAKIVGLFGSYVRGVQTESSDVDILVRFLEGATLFDLVGLANFLEEELHVKVDVVPVDTIRKEIRDDILKEALYL; from the coding sequence ATGACCGAAGAAGTTAAGCACATCCTTGCAACTCTCCAAAAGTTAGAGAAACGCGTAATGAACGAGTATAAAGCGAAGATTGTCGGTCTCTTTGGCTCGTATGTTCGAGGTGTGCAGACAGAGAGCAGCGATGTGGACATCCTCGTACGCTTCCTCGAAGGCGCTACGCTATTTGATTTGGTTGGGCTTGCTAACTTCCTTGAAGAAGAACTGCACGTTAAGGTAGATGTTGTTCCTGTTGATACAATTCGCAAGGAGATACGAGATGATATTCTCAAGGAGGCGCTGTATCTATGA
- a CDS encoding F420-dependent methylenetetrahydromethanopterin dehydrogenase, whose protein sequence is MDVVKIGFAKLGNIGISRIADLLLDERADREDIDVRVLGTGAKMTPEAAPDVARLLDWGPDLVLVLSPNAALPGPKKAREMAKEKGIPCIVVSDAPALKAKDKLKEDGFGFIIIPGDPMIGARREFLDPVEMSIFNVDVMSVLSATGVVKLVADEIDRVITEIRAGGAVNLPQIVATAEKAVEAAGFTNPYAKAKAIAAYSMAEKVAELDVKGCFMMKEPEKYVPIVAAAHELLAEAAKLAKEAREIEKYTDSLLRMPHARTGELLKKRKLMEKPSA, encoded by the coding sequence ATGGACGTGGTAAAGATTGGATTTGCGAAATTAGGGAATATCGGGATTTCACGCATAGCGGATCTGCTGCTGGACGAGCGAGCTGACCGGGAGGACATCGACGTGCGCGTACTGGGCACGGGCGCGAAGATGACGCCGGAAGCAGCTCCAGACGTTGCTCGCTTACTCGACTGGGGCCCGGATCTGGTCCTGGTGCTCAGCCCGAACGCGGCACTCCCGGGCCCGAAGAAAGCGCGTGAGATGGCGAAGGAGAAGGGCATACCCTGCATCGTGGTCTCGGACGCGCCGGCGCTGAAGGCCAAGGACAAGTTGAAGGAGGACGGTTTCGGGTTCATCATCATTCCGGGCGATCCGATGATCGGTGCGCGCCGCGAGTTCCTCGATCCTGTGGAGATGAGCATCTTCAATGTCGATGTGATGTCCGTGCTCTCGGCTACCGGAGTGGTTAAGCTGGTCGCGGATGAGATCGATCGTGTGATCACGGAGATCCGGGCCGGTGGCGCGGTGAACCTGCCGCAGATCGTGGCGACGGCCGAGAAAGCGGTTGAAGCCGCAGGCTTTACGAACCCGTACGCAAAGGCGAAGGCCATCGCCGCTTACAGCATGGCGGAGAAGGTGGCGGAGCTGGACGTGAAGGGCTGTTTCATGATGAAAGAGCCCGAGAAGTACGTGCCGATCGTTGCAGCAGCGCACGAACTCCTCGCTGAGGCGGCGAAGCTCGCGAAAGAGGCGCGGGAGATCGAGAAGTACACCGACAGCTTGCTAAGGATGCCGCACGCGAGAACGGGCGAACTCTTGAAGAAGCGGAAATTGATGGAGAAGCCGAGCGCGTAA
- a CDS encoding glutamate--tRNA ligase: protein MDVDVLGREIKKIALQNAVRYGTSPKLDVVLKRMLAEHPELRSEAKEVAALVKGEIERIESLSSEECASELAAFAPGLLAELEAKGLEPKRAPAGLPELPLARGEPVVMRFAPNPNGAATLGSARGIIINSEYAKRYGGKFILRFDDTDPVLKRPLMDAYIWYLEDCAWLDAEPDELVIASERIDLYYRYAEELIERGAAYVCFCPAETFKEYKDHKLPCPCRTASVGTTRGYWQKMLSGGYEEKGAVLRIKTDMTHPDPALRDWVAFRVLKRDHPRVGERYMVWPMLDFESAIEDHVLGITHIIRGKDLMKSEQRQRYLYEYFGWTYPRTMLWGKIRMQEFGKFSTSELRKAIERGEYEGWDDPRLPTLRALWRRGFQPEAIRKFFVSIGVTQTDIAVSMKNLYAENRKMIDPKAPRYFFVRNPVAGELKGFDYRIAKALKHPEGTEYREIPTGNTVYLADTDVAKLTPGQHLRLKYLCTIEVESVKPLRAAVVAEAAQPAPAGMPVIQWAPTNGITVKVKRPDGTDEGLGELLIADEHDRVVQFERYGFVRVDAVAETEKGIEVVAYFTH from the coding sequence ATGGACGTGGACGTGCTCGGGCGCGAGATAAAGAAAATCGCCCTGCAGAATGCGGTACGGTATGGCACATCGCCGAAGCTGGACGTCGTGCTGAAGCGTATGCTTGCGGAGCACCCGGAGCTGAGAAGCGAAGCGAAAGAGGTCGCAGCGCTGGTGAAGGGAGAGATCGAGCGGATCGAGTCGCTGAGCAGCGAGGAGTGTGCAAGCGAACTGGCAGCATTCGCGCCCGGGTTGTTAGCCGAGCTGGAGGCGAAGGGGCTCGAGCCGAAGCGCGCACCAGCAGGTTTACCGGAACTGCCGCTTGCGCGAGGTGAGCCGGTGGTGATGCGATTCGCGCCCAATCCAAACGGCGCGGCAACGCTCGGCAGTGCTCGCGGCATCATTATCAACTCGGAGTATGCCAAGCGATACGGCGGGAAGTTCATCCTCAGGTTCGATGATACCGATCCCGTCCTGAAGCGGCCATTAATGGATGCGTATATCTGGTATCTAGAGGATTGCGCGTGGCTCGATGCGGAACCCGACGAGCTGGTCATCGCCTCGGAACGTATCGATCTGTATTATCGGTACGCGGAAGAGCTGATCGAGCGAGGAGCGGCCTACGTCTGCTTCTGTCCCGCGGAAACCTTTAAGGAGTATAAGGATCACAAACTACCCTGCCCCTGTAGAACGGCGAGTGTCGGAACGACGAGGGGCTATTGGCAGAAGATGCTGAGCGGCGGGTACGAGGAGAAAGGTGCGGTGCTCAGGATAAAAACCGATATGACACATCCCGATCCCGCGTTACGCGATTGGGTCGCCTTTCGCGTCTTGAAGCGCGATCACCCCCGCGTTGGCGAGCGCTACATGGTGTGGCCGATGCTGGATTTTGAATCGGCGATCGAAGATCATGTGCTCGGGATCACGCACATCATACGGGGCAAGGACCTCATGAAATCGGAGCAGCGCCAGCGGTACCTCTACGAGTACTTCGGCTGGACATACCCGCGCACCATGCTCTGGGGCAAGATAAGAATGCAGGAGTTCGGTAAATTCAGCACCTCGGAGCTCAGGAAAGCGATCGAGCGCGGCGAGTACGAGGGCTGGGATGATCCGCGACTGCCCACGCTTAGAGCACTGTGGCGGCGCGGATTCCAGCCAGAGGCGATTCGTAAGTTCTTCGTCTCCATCGGCGTCACGCAGACGGATATCGCGGTGAGCATGAAGAATCTGTATGCTGAGAACCGGAAGATGATCGATCCAAAAGCGCCCCGGTACTTCTTCGTCCGCAATCCGGTAGCGGGGGAGTTAAAAGGGTTCGATTACCGTATCGCGAAGGCCTTGAAGCATCCCGAGGGCACCGAGTACCGTGAGATACCCACCGGTAATACCGTCTATCTCGCAGACACGGATGTGGCGAAGCTGACGCCGGGGCAGCACCTTCGGCTGAAATACCTCTGCACGATCGAAGTTGAGAGCGTCAAACCCCTGCGAGCAGCAGTCGTGGCTGAAGCGGCGCAACCCGCCCCAGCAGGCATGCCGGTCATCCAGTGGGCACCGACGAACGGGATAACCGTCAAGGTGAAGCGTCCCGATGGCACGGACGAGGGCCTGGGCGAGTTATTGATCGCGGACGAACATGATAGGGTGGTGCAGTTCGAGCGCTACGGGTTCGTCCGCGTTGATGCTGTGGCGGAAACAGAAAAGGGAATCGAAGTGGTCGCGTACTTCACCCATTAA
- a CDS encoding PKD domain-containing protein: MCLDKRYVEMGMEEKWWKRIEGSKKSVTVVVLGAALVCCCVTLLTASLSAGASAGGAPPLPIQQSPVSEPLRDLAASTRPSPTTALPLHEYGDVGSGVVINEFMATPLVGPDWIELYNPTASTVSLDQWTITDGAANAIDLTGKAIMAHGYLVLEFSNKLNNAGDIIYLHNPTTTVDSVTYGTWDDGNIADNAPAPEAGQSAGRYPDGWDTDNDSADFKIFTSPTPGAPNTIVPEIISTAPPSPVHDYADAARTFTVTVDQAANITWLLNGTVVQYMASVPAFTSCSYTSSSAITGYWNLTAIASNANGSVSYTWWWTVTEYHAVVSIDDAHANQGESTVSLITITNATNIGSIDLEFTYNHSVVVVTRASAGGFDETVTNLEGNAAGFVKIVAFQAENPGLNGTVVLVELELTAVGGAHASSPLTLSVKKMTDATPACTDLPCTVRNGTFSTNRPPVAHAGPDRTVLLNDTVNFNASSSYDPDGELIAFFWDFGDGSSATGMNMTHRYTENGIFVVNLTVTDNDGATGSDTCTITVNTPPVADAGPDSVCLVGEVVYLNGSGSYDPDGVLLTYQWNFGDGMTATGSVVTHGYADAGTYTVSLTVTDNLGSIAVATCTVTVFLNGDVNGNGQVEISDAMYLAKHLAEIAGFESVEEIVCDVNGNGQVEISDALYLARHLALISGFEELR; the protein is encoded by the coding sequence ATGTGCTTAGACAAAAGGTATGTTGAAATGGGTATGGAAGAGAAGTGGTGGAAGCGAATTGAAGGTTCGAAGAAATCAGTAACCGTTGTCGTGCTTGGGGCTGCCCTGGTCTGCTGCTGCGTCACACTGCTCACCGCGTCGCTCAGTGCAGGTGCCAGCGCGGGAGGTGCTCCTCCGTTGCCCATCCAGCAGTCGCCCGTTTCAGAGCCGTTACGCGATCTCGCGGCCTCCACCCGGCCGAGCCCTACGACCGCTCTGCCCCTGCACGAGTACGGTGACGTGGGCTCTGGGGTGGTGATCAACGAGTTCATGGCCACGCCGCTCGTAGGACCTGATTGGATCGAGCTCTATAACCCGACCGCCAGCACGGTTTCACTTGACCAGTGGACGATCACAGACGGCGCAGCCAATGCGATCGATCTAACCGGCAAGGCGATCATGGCACACGGCTATCTGGTGCTCGAGTTCAGCAATAAGTTGAATAACGCAGGAGACATCATCTATTTGCATAATCCTACAACGACCGTCGATAGCGTTACTTACGGGACGTGGGATGATGGGAACATTGCGGATAATGCACCCGCGCCCGAGGCGGGCCAATCAGCGGGTAGATACCCTGACGGCTGGGATACTGATAACGATAGCGCAGACTTCAAAATCTTCACCAGCCCTACACCGGGTGCTCCGAATACGATCGTTCCCGAGATCATTTCAACAGCGCCGCCATCGCCTGTTCACGACTATGCGGATGCTGCACGTACCTTTACGGTTACGGTCGACCAGGCGGCGAATATCACCTGGCTCCTCAACGGAACGGTGGTGCAGTACATGGCGAGCGTGCCGGCATTCACCAGCTGCAGCTATACGAGCAGCAGCGCGATTACCGGGTACTGGAACCTTACAGCCATTGCGAGCAATGCCAACGGGAGCGTCAGCTACACGTGGTGGTGGACGGTCACGGAATATCATGCGGTGGTTTCCATTGATGATGCGCACGCGAACCAGGGTGAATCTACCGTTTCACTGATCACGATCACTAACGCGACAAATATCGGCTCGATCGATCTCGAGTTCACCTATAATCACTCGGTGGTCGTGGTTACCCGGGCATCAGCGGGCGGTTTCGACGAGACGGTCACCAATCTCGAGGGTAATGCGGCGGGTTTCGTTAAGATCGTGGCCTTTCAGGCCGAGAACCCCGGGTTAAACGGCACGGTCGTGCTCGTAGAACTCGAGCTCACTGCGGTGGGGGGCGCACACGCTTCTAGCCCGTTGACCCTCTCGGTGAAGAAGATGACCGATGCCACGCCCGCGTGCACTGATCTCCCCTGCACGGTAAGGAACGGTACGTTCTCCACCAACCGCCCACCGGTTGCCCATGCGGGCCCTGATCGTACCGTCTTGCTCAATGACACCGTTAATTTCAATGCATCCAGCTCCTACGATCCCGATGGTGAACTCATCGCTTTCTTCTGGGACTTCGGTGACGGGAGTAGCGCAACGGGCATGAACATGACACACCGGTACACCGAAAACGGGATCTTCGTCGTGAACCTGACGGTAACGGATAATGACGGCGCTACCGGCAGTGACACCTGTACCATAACGGTGAACACACCACCCGTTGCTGATGCCGGCCCCGATAGTGTATGCCTGGTGGGTGAGGTGGTATATTTGAACGGCTCGGGCTCCTACGATCCCGATGGTGTACTACTCACGTATCAGTGGAACTTCGGGGACGGAATGACCGCAACAGGATCCGTGGTGACGCATGGCTACGCGGATGCAGGAACGTATACCGTGTCCCTTACCGTGACTGACAATCTCGGGTCGATCGCAGTAGCTACCTGTACCGTAACCGTCTTCCTGAACGGGGACGTGAACGGGAATGGGCAGGTAGAGATCTCGGACGCCATGTACCTTGCCAAGCACCTTGCGGAGATCGCCGGGTTCGAGTCTGTCGAGGAGATCGTTTGTGACGTGAACGGGAATGGGCAGGTAGAGATCTCAGACGCGCTCTATCTCGCGAGACATCTGGCACTGATATCCGGCTTTGAGGAGCTCAGATGA
- a CDS encoding DUF3344 domain-containing protein produces the protein MGMVNVKGKTTLGMGLLLLLGLTLLVPGAGALYSFDGVPYHDRLDLAAHGSLQGGIYVGESRGLGFPPYEQNFELPAGVQISWARLYVGVWGGTERDEGWVQTSFNGHDLGKTLLKGINDDNPHVYCSSHGVYWVYYEVTDKAIPGRNTGISETSRGERGSKLEGRVYGIILVAAYEHEAAPEISYWVYEGNPSLHGMGWSGAIPSINDFADVDFRSSIDPANVNAARVSVVYLAGNLGEPDYLVFNGQEIGGNDVANSGNDETYGIDLKHFDVTPYTRAENRLRFLRGKDVNGDGMIEVDDEGNLEGEYYVHPVLAVLAVEHKTAEHTTPDFTVTLDVASLTEGANTLHAVVNNDGRLYEGDVRLRVSVDDSELYAGAVRMDASGVTKVSVPWIAARGIHTLSAQVNPDNAIAESNRNNNVYRSNVRIGGSPDVSVRILTPVREQNSAGTATGLLAVGAGLLGALLLALLLSRRGVTRQRAMPVALLLVVAVLSVAVVTCGCVDKQSGGQAPAGSGMLKYSVPVELTNEGELPGANFELALYIDNEKSAITTIERLEGGTSTIVAFSIVVSEGTHTVKVVADERNELQETRRENNVDELTFSF, from the coding sequence ATGGGGATGGTGAACGTGAAGGGTAAAACAACGCTCGGCATGGGTCTGCTTCTGCTCCTTGGTCTTACGCTGCTGGTACCGGGTGCAGGCGCGCTGTATTCTTTTGACGGCGTGCCGTATCACGACCGGCTCGATCTGGCGGCTCATGGCTCCCTGCAGGGTGGCATCTACGTGGGCGAGAGCCGCGGACTCGGGTTCCCACCGTACGAGCAGAACTTCGAGTTGCCCGCAGGGGTTCAGATTTCCTGGGCGCGGCTGTATGTCGGTGTCTGGGGCGGCACGGAGCGCGACGAGGGCTGGGTGCAGACGAGCTTTAACGGACATGATCTCGGGAAAACGCTCTTGAAAGGTATCAACGATGATAACCCGCATGTCTATTGCTCATCCCACGGCGTCTACTGGGTCTACTACGAGGTCACGGACAAGGCCATTCCTGGCCGCAATACCGGAATCTCAGAGACGAGCCGGGGTGAACGGGGCAGTAAACTGGAGGGTCGCGTCTATGGCATCATCCTGGTCGCCGCCTATGAGCACGAAGCCGCACCGGAAATCTCCTACTGGGTCTACGAGGGTAATCCGAGCCTGCACGGGATGGGCTGGTCGGGTGCCATCCCGTCGATTAACGATTTCGCAGACGTGGACTTCCGCAGCTCGATCGATCCCGCGAATGTCAATGCCGCACGTGTCTCGGTGGTCTATCTTGCCGGCAATCTCGGCGAACCTGACTACCTGGTCTTTAATGGCCAGGAGATCGGTGGTAATGACGTGGCCAATAGCGGAAATGACGAGACCTATGGGATCGATCTCAAGCACTTTGACGTGACTCCGTATACTCGAGCTGAAAATAGGCTCCGCTTCCTCAGAGGTAAAGATGTCAATGGTGACGGCATGATTGAGGTGGACGACGAGGGCAATCTGGAGGGTGAGTACTATGTACACCCCGTTCTTGCGGTTCTTGCCGTCGAGCACAAAACCGCGGAGCACACTACACCGGACTTTACCGTCACTCTCGACGTTGCTAGCCTGACCGAAGGCGCGAACACGCTTCATGCCGTGGTGAACAACGACGGGCGCCTGTACGAAGGCGACGTGCGATTGCGCGTCTCCGTTGACGATTCTGAGCTCTATGCTGGTGCAGTCCGCATGGATGCCAGTGGCGTCACGAAAGTAAGTGTTCCCTGGATTGCCGCGCGTGGAATACATACCCTTTCCGCACAGGTGAATCCGGATAACGCTATCGCGGAATCGAACAGGAACAACAATGTGTACCGTTCCAACGTTCGCATCGGTGGCAGCCCTGACGTGTCTGTCAGGATTCTGACGCCCGTCCGTGAGCAGAACAGCGCGGGAACGGCCACCGGGCTGCTCGCAGTGGGCGCCGGGTTATTGGGGGCGCTGCTCCTCGCGCTGCTCCTCTCGCGTCGAGGGGTTACGAGACAGCGTGCTATGCCCGTGGCGCTCTTGCTCGTCGTTGCCGTTCTCAGCGTCGCGGTAGTGACCTGCGGCTGCGTGGACAAGCAATCCGGAGGACAAGCGCCCGCTGGTAGTGGTATGCTCAAATATTCCGTTCCTGTTGAGCTCACCAATGAGGGCGAGCTGCCCGGAGCGAACTTCGAGCTCGCGCTCTACATCGACAATGAGAAGAGCGCGATCACCACGATAGAGCGATTAGAGGGCGGTACTTCTACCATCGTGGCGTTTTCCATCGTGGTTTCAGAAGGGACACATACCGTGAAGGTAGTTGCAGATGAGCGAAATGAGCTGCAGGAAACACGGAGGGAGAACAACGTCGATGAGCTCACCTTCTCGTTCTAG